From Paenibacillus sp. V4I7, one genomic window encodes:
- a CDS encoding zinc-binding dehydrogenase has translation MVRKMSVPPMELVDYDGPGTQMCAVMDAIGEISVRRALIPEPKEGEVRVKVKWVGICGSDVEVFRGAREPEFISYPTRLGHEVAGIIDKIGPNVIGVKEGDHVALRYVWGAFAEYVCCTPFSLKVLPKDLPLIEGSLIEVLPGIIHAAELGDISPNKNVLITGQGVSGLVMTQVINMFSPRNLVVTDLFDEKLALARKYGATHTYKIPHEHADTMDIVGADFPDGFDVVIPCLLEGAGMVDAINAAAQNGRIVMYGCIGTCHKPVDFFKVHKKRLDILSTEPKRDIDNRRYFDEGLRLVLDGLVNTEEMITHVVPLAEVARAFQLRNEHKGDTIHVMIDCEVK, from the coding sequence ATGGTTAGAAAAATGTCCGTTCCTCCTATGGAATTGGTAGATTATGATGGTCCCGGAACGCAGATGTGTGCGGTTATGGACGCTATCGGAGAGATTAGTGTTAGACGAGCTTTGATTCCGGAACCCAAGGAAGGCGAAGTACGTGTCAAGGTCAAGTGGGTCGGTATTTGTGGAAGTGACGTTGAGGTATTTCGTGGTGCGCGCGAGCCAGAATTTATTTCGTACCCTACCAGGCTGGGACATGAAGTTGCAGGGATTATTGATAAGATCGGCCCTAATGTGATTGGTGTCAAGGAAGGCGATCATGTGGCTTTGCGGTATGTTTGGGGCGCGTTTGCCGAATATGTATGCTGCACCCCGTTTTCTCTTAAGGTTCTGCCCAAAGACCTGCCGTTAATCGAGGGTTCGCTGATTGAAGTGCTTCCGGGCATCATCCATGCAGCAGAACTCGGGGACATTTCCCCTAATAAGAACGTACTGATCACTGGGCAAGGCGTCAGTGGTCTAGTGATGACTCAAGTGATCAATATGTTTAGCCCGAGAAATTTGGTCGTAACGGATCTGTTTGACGAAAAACTGGCGCTTGCTCGCAAATATGGCGCCACACATACTTATAAAATCCCTCATGAGCATGCGGATACCATGGATATTGTTGGAGCAGACTTCCCAGATGGCTTTGACGTGGTCATTCCTTGTCTTCTGGAGGGAGCGGGGATGGTAGACGCTATTAACGCAGCAGCGCAGAACGGACGTATTGTGATGTACGGCTGCATCGGTACCTGTCATAAGCCAGTTGATTTCTTCAAGGTTCACAAAAAACGGTTGGATATCCTTTCCACGGAACCTAAACGGGACATCGACAACCGACGCTACTTCGATGAAGGGCTGCGGCTGGTCCTTGACGGATTAGTTAACACCGAGGAAATGATTACTCACGTCGTTCCCCTCGCGGAAGTCGCCCGGGCATTCCAATTGAGGAATGAACATAAAGGTGATACCATTCACGTCATGATTGACTGCGAAGTCAAATAG
- a CDS encoding sugar phosphate isomerase/epimerase, translating to MENSEKPFSFSLFVKHWKDKSALELARFVSGIGFDGIELPVRAGFQVEPETVGKKLPEFAKQLGEQGVNIYSVAASTDESIFAACAEAGVPLIRIMVNIDQDGYKATEERTKRKLEELVPLCQKYGVKVGVQQHYGKFIIDSNGIMRLMDNLSPGHVGVVWDAAHDAFAGQQPEYGLDIVWSHLAMVNLKNGFFIRGNGPEAEIAEWKRHFTTGRHGMAHWPRIANYVKERNYAGIVCLTAEYTDLDNKDRYIAEDLAYAKSLFK from the coding sequence GTGGAAAATTCGGAGAAGCCATTTTCTTTTTCACTCTTTGTTAAGCATTGGAAAGATAAATCGGCTCTCGAGCTGGCCCGCTTTGTAAGCGGTATCGGCTTTGACGGCATCGAGCTTCCCGTGCGTGCCGGGTTTCAGGTTGAGCCTGAAACCGTCGGGAAAAAGCTGCCGGAATTCGCTAAGCAGCTCGGTGAACAAGGGGTCAACATATACAGCGTTGCCGCTTCAACAGATGAATCGATTTTCGCAGCATGTGCGGAGGCTGGAGTACCGCTTATCCGGATCATGGTCAACATTGATCAGGACGGCTATAAGGCCACGGAAGAACGGACCAAGCGGAAGTTGGAAGAGCTTGTTCCGCTTTGCCAGAAGTATGGCGTGAAGGTTGGCGTCCAGCAGCATTATGGAAAATTTATCATCGATTCCAATGGCATTATGCGGTTGATGGATAACCTCAGCCCGGGCCATGTCGGCGTAGTCTGGGATGCGGCGCACGATGCATTCGCGGGACAGCAACCCGAATATGGATTGGACATCGTTTGGTCCCACCTTGCTATGGTGAATTTGAAGAACGGTTTTTTTATTCGAGGAAACGGACCCGAAGCCGAAATAGCCGAGTGGAAGCGTCATTTTACGACCGGTCGGCACGGAATGGCCCACTGGCCACGGATTGCTAACTATGTGAAAGAACGGAATTATGCCGGTATTGTTTGTTTGACTGCAGAGTACACGGATTTGGACAATAAAGACCGCTACATTGCCGAAGATCTTGCTTATGCGAAATCGCTTTTTAAGTAA
- a CDS encoding Gfo/Idh/MocA family protein, translated as MLQKLRLAVVGLGRVSKSHLPAVRELAEQIELVALISRDESKLQQEAEKWEGVKTYTSYDDAVNDPDIDAFLLLLPHDIHAEYSIKALHAGKHVLVEKPMAMNVQEAEEMAEAAEANNVTLMIGQSRRFYKPVMESIRQVRENAIGNLININALLLAHMDKPAADWWKDESKIGGFIIPLWGSHILDYIQWAYGRAPHSVYAQGHSNNPNWTGEDEVAISMNFGEGRMANVWMSFNAGCRPTDEVGLTGKRIWSTQNSIYDRYLIGSNGLLHLKDEYELSLNGEKLETCETTFSNFTWQLEEFTDAIREGRQPLASGREIIQVMRVIDGCFESMRTGQVVQL; from the coding sequence ATGCTGCAAAAATTGCGATTGGCCGTTGTCGGATTGGGACGCGTATCGAAGTCCCATCTTCCGGCAGTACGAGAGCTGGCTGAACAAATTGAATTGGTTGCCCTTATATCTCGTGATGAAAGTAAACTGCAGCAGGAAGCCGAAAAGTGGGAAGGGGTGAAAACCTATACTTCCTATGATGACGCGGTTAATGATCCGGATATCGACGCTTTCCTGCTGCTTCTGCCGCATGATATTCACGCGGAATATTCGATTAAGGCGCTTCATGCCGGCAAGCATGTGCTGGTTGAAAAGCCTATGGCGATGAATGTGCAGGAAGCAGAGGAGATGGCAGAGGCTGCGGAAGCAAATAACGTCACCTTAATGATCGGGCAAAGCCGCCGTTTTTATAAACCGGTAATGGAATCGATCCGTCAGGTGAGAGAGAATGCTATCGGCAATTTGATCAATATCAACGCATTGCTTCTGGCGCATATGGATAAGCCGGCAGCAGATTGGTGGAAGGACGAATCTAAAATCGGCGGATTTATTATTCCGCTTTGGGGAAGCCATATTCTTGACTATATTCAGTGGGCTTACGGCAGAGCCCCCCATTCGGTCTATGCGCAGGGACATTCCAACAACCCGAATTGGACGGGGGAAGATGAAGTCGCCATTTCCATGAATTTTGGGGAAGGCCGGATGGCGAATGTGTGGATGTCGTTCAATGCGGGCTGCCGCCCGACGGATGAAGTTGGTCTTACAGGAAAGCGTATATGGTCTACGCAGAACAGCATTTACGACCGATATTTAATCGGGTCGAACGGCTTGCTGCATCTGAAAGACGAATATGAGCTTAGTTTGAATGGAGAGAAGCTGGAAACCTGTGAAACCACTTTCTCTAATTTCACATGGCAGCTTGAGGAATTTACCGACGCCATACGAGAGGGACGTCAACCTCTGGCTTCAGGCCGGGAAATCATCCAGGTGATGAGGGTCATCGATGGTTGCTTTGAATCGATGCGGACCGGTCAGGTTGTTCAGCTTTAA
- a CDS encoding hydroxyacid dehydrogenase — translation MKLKTLVLSPQSRLDEVCSEACRAKINEHFEPVWNETGRDYTQDELSVLVADAEVIISSWGSPSLTDDMLEKAVKLRAIGHAAGTVKNLVPKQIFSRGVKVFSAAPRIALSVGEYCLAALLASLRYLPAFDSTMREGKWKIAGLKGRELTGSTVGIISASSTARAFIKLLAPFQVNVIIYDPYLTDEAAARLNAKRATLEEVMGCPVISVHAPKLPATERMLTRELLALIPDGAVFINSSRGPVVDEQAFMEGLQSGRFFAALDVFEKEPLAVDHPIRSLPNVLLSPHIAGASVQGHLALMEEVVEDIIRSQREEKTTYEVNEKMWEVMA, via the coding sequence ATGAAGTTAAAAACCTTGGTGCTTTCACCGCAATCTCGTTTGGACGAAGTATGTTCGGAGGCCTGCCGTGCGAAAATAAATGAACATTTCGAGCCGGTGTGGAATGAGACAGGACGCGACTATACACAGGATGAGCTTTCAGTGCTGGTTGCGGATGCGGAAGTGATCATTTCCAGTTGGGGCTCCCCCAGTCTGACCGACGACATGCTAGAGAAGGCCGTCAAGCTTAGAGCCATTGGCCATGCGGCCGGAACGGTGAAGAACCTTGTTCCGAAGCAGATTTTCTCTCGAGGAGTTAAAGTATTCTCTGCAGCTCCAAGGATCGCGCTAAGTGTAGGGGAATATTGCTTGGCGGCGCTGCTTGCCTCTCTGCGGTATTTGCCTGCTTTCGATTCCACGATGAGGGAAGGGAAATGGAAGATTGCTGGTTTGAAGGGAAGGGAGCTTACCGGCAGCACGGTCGGCATCATTTCAGCCAGCTCTACGGCTCGCGCTTTTATCAAGCTGCTTGCGCCGTTTCAAGTCAATGTTATCATTTACGACCCCTATTTGACGGATGAAGCAGCAGCCCGGTTGAATGCTAAGAGGGCCACACTAGAGGAAGTAATGGGCTGCCCTGTCATTTCGGTGCACGCACCAAAGCTTCCCGCTACCGAAAGAATGCTAACCCGTGAATTGTTGGCACTTATTCCGGATGGTGCGGTCTTCATTAACTCTTCCAGAGGCCCTGTGGTAGATGAGCAGGCATTTATGGAAGGGCTTCAAAGCGGAAGATTCTTTGCTGCACTTGATGTGTTTGAGAAGGAGCCTCTTGCTGTGGATCATCCTATTCGGTCGCTGCCGAATGTACTTCTATCTCCCCATATTGCCGGAGCCTCGGTACAAGGCCATCTTGCGCTGATGGAGGAAGTGGTCGAAGATATCATCAGAAGCCAGCGGGAAGAAAAGACGACGTATGAAGTAAACGAGAAAATGTGGGAAGTTATGGCCTAA
- a CDS encoding sugar ABC transporter permease, with protein MAAQSELYVGSLAKTAPQSRWKHVMHGLRRDKFLYLLIAPGVLFFLIFKYVPMWGVVIAFQDYSPYLGVTGSQWVGFDHFIRFFSNQDFYLLFRNTMAISLLSLVFFFPLPILLSLLLNELRNAIYKKWIQSIVYMPHFLSWVIIAGITFLLLSQSSGIVNKMLVSLGAAKYDFLTNQNNFWIMLTVQNVWKEAGWGTIIFLAAIAGVDPQQYEAAKMDGANRIRQAWHVTLPAIRSVIVVLFILRLGHIMDVGFEQVFLMMNGAVSNVADVFETYVYRLGIQQGQFSFSTAVGLFKSVVGFILVIAANKLAKRFGEEGVY; from the coding sequence ATGGCAGCTCAGAGTGAGTTGTATGTGGGCAGTCTCGCAAAAACCGCACCGCAAAGCAGATGGAAGCATGTGATGCACGGACTTAGACGAGACAAATTTCTTTATTTGTTGATTGCTCCTGGCGTGTTGTTTTTTCTGATATTCAAATATGTTCCAATGTGGGGAGTCGTCATCGCTTTCCAAGATTACTCACCATACTTAGGTGTAACGGGAAGTCAGTGGGTTGGCTTTGACCATTTTATCCGCTTTTTTTCAAACCAAGACTTCTACCTGCTGTTTCGAAATACGATGGCTATCAGCTTGCTGAGCCTGGTGTTCTTTTTCCCGCTGCCGATCTTACTGTCACTTTTATTGAACGAACTGCGCAATGCAATCTACAAAAAGTGGATCCAATCGATCGTGTATATGCCGCACTTTCTTTCGTGGGTTATTATCGCAGGGATTACCTTCTTGTTGTTGTCGCAGTCGTCGGGGATTGTCAATAAGATGCTAGTCAGTTTAGGGGCTGCCAAATATGACTTTTTAACGAACCAAAATAATTTCTGGATAATGCTTACCGTCCAGAACGTCTGGAAGGAAGCCGGATGGGGAACGATCATTTTTCTTGCCGCTATCGCAGGCGTGGATCCTCAGCAGTATGAAGCGGCAAAAATGGATGGAGCCAACCGTATACGGCAAGCCTGGCACGTAACGCTGCCAGCAATCCGCAGTGTCATTGTCGTTTTGTTCATATTGAGGCTCGGCCACATTATGGACGTTGGATTTGAACAAGTATTTTTGATGATGAACGGCGCAGTGTCCAATGTCGCGGATGTATTTGAAACTTACGTTTATCGTCTGGGTATTCAGCAGGGACAATTCAGTTTTAGTACCGCCGTCGGTTTATTCAAATCCGTGGTCGGATTCATTCTTGTTATTGCAGCCAATAAGCTGGCAAAACGTTTTGGCGAAGAAGGCGTGTATTAA
- a CDS encoding extracellular solute-binding protein, which translates to MKEKKGFITCKSAPTSLAFIMVASVLSACSGGAAPVSTTGTASTADGGKPTEISIFTEFSTPEPPAADNPVTKEFEKRTNTKLNITWASPNAWEEKQNVMLASGDMPDLMKIKDMKQTQAINMIKQGAFWDLTPYLKDYKNLSAYPKEIMDSVKVNGKQYILPSVRPLHGSSFFNIRQDWLDNVGLKMPHTMDEFHTALKAFVEKDPDKNGKADTYGYNGKNWEKVIDIFNKSNGKWKEAGGKLVDTDLEQGTRDGLIYLNKMYKDKIMPEDFIAMKTTDFENMAKAGKVGVQMDTTEGVFRSTEGAQKLDPKADFVAMTYLESPAGKMVHTGSGFGGLYVIPKKVPEAKMKKILALMDYGASEEGFELACYGLKDIHFKVVDGFKTATEQAVKDSVSQSSFGKIFERFDPYLWAYRVGMPKATFERNKKIIDDRANYGVADVSIGLLSDVDLKMGPDYKKKMDDMKVKVIMGKEPIESWDTMVKTFKADANYMKMTDEFNQAYQDRKNGK; encoded by the coding sequence ATGAAAGAAAAGAAGGGGTTTATTACATGTAAATCAGCGCCAACATCGTTAGCATTCATCATGGTAGCATCGGTCCTGTCGGCTTGTTCCGGCGGTGCTGCGCCAGTTTCAACAACAGGAACAGCTAGTACTGCTGACGGCGGTAAACCAACGGAAATCAGCATTTTCACGGAGTTTAGCACACCGGAACCTCCGGCAGCTGATAATCCGGTTACGAAGGAATTCGAGAAGCGCACGAATACCAAGTTGAATATTACTTGGGCATCTCCAAACGCATGGGAAGAGAAGCAAAACGTTATGTTGGCTTCGGGCGATATGCCTGATTTGATGAAGATCAAGGACATGAAACAAACGCAGGCGATCAACATGATTAAGCAAGGTGCGTTTTGGGATTTGACGCCTTATCTGAAGGATTATAAAAATTTATCGGCTTATCCGAAAGAAATTATGGACAGTGTCAAAGTGAATGGCAAACAATACATCCTGCCGTCGGTACGTCCGCTCCATGGAAGCAGCTTCTTCAATATCCGCCAAGATTGGCTGGATAATGTAGGGCTGAAGATGCCGCATACCATGGATGAGTTCCATACGGCATTAAAAGCATTTGTTGAGAAAGATCCCGACAAGAACGGCAAGGCTGACACGTATGGTTATAACGGCAAGAACTGGGAAAAAGTGATCGATATTTTCAATAAAAGTAACGGTAAATGGAAAGAAGCGGGCGGAAAGCTGGTTGACACCGATCTGGAACAGGGAACAAGAGACGGACTTATTTATCTAAACAAGATGTACAAGGATAAAATAATGCCTGAAGATTTCATTGCTATGAAAACAACCGACTTTGAAAACATGGCGAAAGCGGGCAAAGTCGGTGTCCAAATGGATACCACGGAAGGTGTTTTCCGTTCTACGGAAGGTGCACAAAAGCTGGATCCGAAAGCCGATTTTGTGGCTATGACGTATCTTGAAAGCCCGGCAGGTAAAATGGTTCATACCGGTTCCGGATTTGGCGGGCTATACGTGATCCCGAAAAAAGTCCCTGAAGCCAAAATGAAGAAAATCCTGGCTTTGATGGATTACGGCGCATCCGAGGAAGGCTTTGAATTGGCCTGCTACGGTCTTAAGGATATCCACTTCAAGGTGGTAGACGGCTTCAAAACGGCTACTGAGCAAGCAGTCAAAGACAGTGTATCGCAAAGCTCATTCGGCAAAATCTTCGAAAGATTCGATCCATACCTGTGGGCCTACCGCGTAGGTATGCCAAAAGCAACCTTCGAGCGTAACAAGAAAATTATTGACGATCGAGCAAATTATGGGGTAGCAGATGTATCGATCGGTCTGTTGTCCGACGTCGATTTGAAAATGGGACCGGACTATAAGAAGAAGATGGACGATATGAAAGTTAAAGTGATCATGGGTAAAGAACCGATCGAATCATGGGATACTATGGTCAAAACGTTCAAAGCGGATGCCAATTACATGAAGATGACCGACGAGTTCAACCAAGCCTATCAGGACAGAAAGAACGGTAAGTAA
- a CDS encoding ROK family protein, whose translation MIIPNKSDQKGSKTSIIQALRMHGSMPRIKLTKVTELSRATISSTISELMDWNLVKETEKAPSTGGRPAISLELVPGSHGIMGADLDNQVWTLGVFDLLGNVLHMTKIPVSSSQPETAIQELTDQTSKFVKELDIEVIKLFGLGVPGLVDTRRGIIRSASDLGWSNVDIEEMVSKKLGWPTVAINRHRARGLAECRFGSGSGYKHMIYVGVGSGIAAGIFNDRQLVSGSFGGAGELGHITVEPDGPVCPCGNNGCLHLYSTASAIEQEARRQLRSGQEESLLNGVVQGNDLQLLQARDVCLAADQGDELAIRVINHAATYLGIALANLVNLLNPEAIILGGSIPSMCSTYVQTATRVMKQRSMMALSAGIAVDTAVLPEIGGALGAINFALDRHFSFTMIQ comes from the coding sequence ATGATAATTCCTAACAAAAGTGATCAAAAGGGCAGCAAAACCAGTATCATTCAAGCCTTGCGCATGCATGGATCCATGCCTCGGATTAAATTAACCAAAGTTACGGAACTGAGCAGGGCTACCATCTCTTCAACGATTTCCGAGCTAATGGATTGGAATCTTGTCAAAGAAACGGAAAAAGCCCCATCCACGGGGGGACGTCCAGCTATTTCTCTAGAGCTTGTCCCAGGATCCCATGGCATTATGGGTGCCGACTTAGATAATCAAGTATGGACGCTAGGTGTGTTTGATTTACTTGGCAATGTCTTGCATATGACGAAAATACCAGTCAGCTCGTCCCAACCCGAGACAGCGATACAGGAGTTGACTGATCAAACCTCAAAGTTTGTTAAGGAATTGGACATAGAGGTCATCAAATTGTTCGGTCTGGGGGTACCCGGTCTTGTCGATACGAGACGAGGTATTATTAGGAGCGCATCCGATTTGGGCTGGTCTAACGTGGACATCGAGGAAATGGTAAGCAAAAAGCTTGGTTGGCCCACCGTGGCCATAAACAGGCATCGCGCCCGCGGGCTTGCCGAATGCCGATTCGGTTCAGGAAGCGGCTACAAGCATATGATTTATGTCGGGGTCGGCTCCGGCATAGCTGCCGGAATCTTTAATGATCGGCAGTTGGTATCCGGTTCGTTCGGCGGAGCTGGTGAGCTCGGGCATATTACGGTTGAACCTGACGGACCCGTATGTCCTTGTGGGAATAACGGTTGTTTGCACCTCTATTCTACAGCTTCAGCAATCGAACAGGAAGCCCGCAGACAGCTTCGCTCCGGACAAGAGGAAAGTTTGCTTAACGGTGTGGTACAAGGAAACGACCTTCAACTTCTCCAGGCAAGGGATGTCTGCTTGGCCGCAGATCAGGGCGATGAATTAGCGATACGCGTTATTAATCATGCCGCCACTTATCTCGGCATTGCTTTGGCTAATCTGGTCAATTTGCTGAACCCCGAGGCTATCATTCTTGGAGGATCCATCCCCAGCATGTGCAGCACCTATGTACAAACCGCTACTAGAGTTATGAAGCAGCGGTCCATGATGGCCCTTTCTGCCGGAATAGCGGTAGACACCGCCGTATTGCCTGAAATTGGCGGAGCACTCGGTGCAATCAATTTTGCGCTAGACCGGCATTTTTCTTTTACAATGATTCAGTAA
- a CDS encoding carbohydrate ABC transporter permease: protein MKRSIGDRIFDTANIIVLGIIAIITLFPLYYVFVVSFTDPAEYIQKQGYILFPEKWTLDSYKYLLSTSAFQSATMISGFLATVGTALSLVITAALAYGLSRKRLQGRRLIMLLILITLLFSPGLIPPYLLVRDLGLINSIWSLILPVLTSGWYVILMKSFFDSIPVELEESAIIDGSTDIGVFFRIVLPLSLPALAAFGLFYAVAYWNTFFSAVLYINDHAKWPLQLVLRNMLIDSSTQAGGSAAAEMMAEQNIPTETLKMAAVVIATLPILCVYPFLQKHFAKGVMLGSVKG from the coding sequence ATGAAACGAAGCATAGGAGACCGCATATTTGATACGGCGAATATCATTGTGCTTGGCATTATAGCGATCATTACACTTTTTCCGCTTTATTATGTGTTTGTCGTTTCATTTACGGATCCGGCAGAGTACATCCAGAAGCAAGGATATATCTTATTTCCAGAAAAATGGACATTGGATTCTTACAAATATTTGTTGTCTACGTCGGCTTTTCAAAGCGCAACGATGATCAGTGGTTTTCTAGCTACTGTCGGAACCGCACTCAGCCTGGTGATAACAGCTGCACTCGCATATGGTTTATCCCGTAAGCGGTTGCAGGGTAGAAGACTAATCATGCTATTGATTCTTATCACACTTTTGTTCAGTCCGGGGTTGATCCCGCCTTACTTGCTGGTTCGCGATTTGGGATTGATTAACAGCATCTGGTCATTGATTTTACCGGTGCTGACCAGCGGGTGGTACGTCATCTTGATGAAAAGCTTCTTCGACAGCATTCCGGTTGAGTTGGAGGAATCCGCTATCATCGACGGATCAACGGATATCGGAGTTTTCTTTCGGATCGTCCTTCCACTGTCACTTCCCGCACTTGCCGCTTTCGGATTATTTTACGCAGTGGCTTACTGGAACACATTCTTTAGTGCGGTATTATACATCAATGATCATGCCAAGTGGCCGCTTCAGCTCGTGCTGCGCAATATGTTGATCGACTCGTCGACTCAAGCGGGGGGATCAGCTGCAGCGGAAATGATGGCAGAACAAAATATCCCTACCGAAACTTTAAAAATGGCTGCTGTCGTCATAGCGACGCTTCCAATCCTGTGTGTTTATCCGTTCCTGCAAAAGCATTTTGCCAAAGGTGTCATGCTGGGCTCGGTGAAAGGATAA
- a CDS encoding sugar phosphate isomerase/epimerase has protein sequence MKAMIVLGGNMYDDSTIEHFLKDAAAIGYEGVEIRGVGELKDGLIPQERAEQIKELLEGYRLTPINLSLFVGNFACNTEEENNAEALKWERYLHFASTIGCGMMRLNPGFQHSDEVSKDDFAKAVKWFQLCADAASKRNIRAVIEMHHGTLCDTADSSIAFVEAVGRSNVGLIMDPVNLYQVPTYYGIETIKRLKPYLFNVHIKDIVALKGNQYPWAFEYSDYVPHIGRYHRVIPKQGKQEEQYFCHRLINQGGIDWYEVFRGLEQIGYSGYLTVESVSKPGSDLPVHTVLAQQCYKDVQQLLSITKSNVNV, from the coding sequence ATGAAAGCGATGATCGTCTTAGGCGGCAATATGTATGATGATTCTACAATCGAGCACTTTTTGAAAGATGCGGCTGCGATTGGTTATGAGGGTGTTGAGATTCGTGGTGTTGGTGAATTGAAAGATGGTCTTATTCCGCAAGAGCGGGCGGAGCAAATTAAAGAGTTGCTTGAAGGCTATCGTCTAACACCTATTAATCTGTCTCTGTTTGTAGGGAATTTCGCCTGTAATACAGAGGAGGAAAATAATGCTGAGGCTCTGAAATGGGAGCGTTATCTCCATTTTGCATCAACGATCGGATGCGGCATGATGAGATTGAATCCAGGATTCCAGCATTCCGATGAGGTTTCCAAGGATGATTTTGCGAAAGCTGTGAAGTGGTTTCAACTCTGTGCCGATGCCGCAAGCAAACGTAATATCCGAGCGGTTATTGAAATGCACCATGGAACACTATGTGATACTGCGGATTCGTCAATCGCTTTTGTTGAAGCGGTAGGGCGAAGTAATGTAGGGCTGATCATGGATCCGGTCAACTTGTATCAGGTACCGACTTATTATGGGATAGAAACCATTAAACGCTTAAAGCCATACCTCTTTAATGTTCATATCAAAGACATTGTGGCATTGAAAGGAAACCAGTATCCTTGGGCCTTCGAATATAGTGATTATGTGCCGCATATCGGTCGATATCACAGGGTCATACCTAAACAGGGCAAACAGGAAGAACAATATTTTTGTCACCGGCTTATTAATCAAGGCGGCATCGACTGGTACGAAGTGTTCCGGGGGCTGGAGCAAATCGGGTACAGCGGCTACCTTACTGTTGAAAGTGTTAGCAAGCCTGGCTCCGATCTTCCTGTACATACCGTATTGGCGCAGCAATGTTACAAGGATGTGCAGCAATTGTTAAGTATCACCAAATCTAATGTCAACGTATAA
- a CDS encoding DUF559 domain-containing protein: MDFAYIRGNHLVCIEIDGYKAHHKDINRWQFADQLTRQNRLILDGWKVLRFAYDEMKEKPRRCQQLILQMMGSWFGEEYLGPALTLEEKEILRIAGQTGEPLLPKTISKRLHISRNHAVKLLRKLAQMELLQPTSGTIRIRSYKLSGTHRALYG, translated from the coding sequence TTGGACTTCGCTTATATTCGCGGGAATCACTTGGTCTGTATAGAAATTGATGGCTACAAGGCGCACCATAAGGATATTAATCGTTGGCAGTTTGCAGACCAGTTAACTCGTCAAAACCGTCTCATTCTGGATGGGTGGAAGGTGCTCCGCTTCGCCTATGATGAAATGAAAGAAAAGCCACGTCGATGTCAGCAATTGATCCTCCAAATGATGGGCAGCTGGTTTGGCGAGGAGTATTTGGGTCCAGCGTTAACACTGGAAGAAAAAGAAATTCTGAGAATCGCCGGACAAACGGGTGAACCCCTCCTGCCAAAAACCATCTCCAAGCGTCTGCACATTAGCAGAAACCATGCCGTTAAACTTCTGCGCAAGCTTGCTCAGATGGAGCTATTACAACCTACTTCCGGTACTATACGTATTCGCTCTTACAAGCTATCTGGCACACACCGAGCCCTCTACGGATAG